The Erigeron canadensis isolate Cc75 chromosome 1, C_canadensis_v1, whole genome shotgun sequence genome segment GAACATTTGTTTATAAACGGTAACGAACAAATATGAACAAACCATCGTGTTCAATTTGTTTATATGTTCGTTCAAACAACATTATGTTTGTTTATCCGTTCATGAACCATTCGTTAAGTTAAataaacgaacatgaacaacGTCTTATTCGTTTCGTGTTTGTTCGGTTCATTTACAGATATATATACCGATCAcacagaaaacaaaaaatggtAACCACAACGGATAAGGAtatgatagatatagataaaaacaCAATGGCGGCTCAAGGTTTGTAGAGGCCTCAAACGAAATCAATTTTGGAGGCCTAATCCATtactatataaattaaagtaacaaAAAAAGTAGCTCGACTTTTGTTATTCAACTACTAGTGATAAAAAAGATGTAGATGttgatacaaaaactaaaaaggcgttactgcaatgtaaattgtataatgatacttagtcctaaatccaaacattaagtctAATATACAGAATATTAAAGCCTTAAAAATTTGAGGGCCTAAAATGATCGCCTAGTCTCGTACTACTGTTAAGCCATCTTTGTAAAAATATCTCAAAACCTCATTTTTAAGATTTACAAAACACTCATAACATAACATCAGAAAAATAATATGGGAACATGCATGTTATGATTGTTGATTCCACCCATAAAGCAATGAAAAATATCAATCTTTTAAGAGAAATGATAATAGTaccatcattttttattaatctatTATAAGATACAAGATTTCCCGCATACAATATAAATTATTGTTGCATATATGTGGTAGATTAATTACTTGTGGTGGTACATTTATCACTTCCTATTTTCTAGAGGCAATAGTGACATGTAACTAATGTGATAGGTTAATATCAGATTAGATGGGGGCAATAACCGTCCCTTTTGCTCGTCGTTAAATGGTATCCTGAAAAGTTAGGGAAGGGAATCCTTATAGagtcaaaatttaaagatagaattttaaattttaaccattGACTTTAATTTAAGAGTCAATATTCAAagataaattttgaattttaaccattgattttaattcaagagtTAATATTACTTCTTCCTAAAAGCTAAGAGAGGGCTATAGTATCACCCTTTAAATTGTTATCATCAAAATTCTAATGAAAAGGGAAGATTCGTTAAAAATTAATGATGAATGTCCTATAAATTGAAGTATAATATATGCAATCATCACGGTAAACTAATAATTGCTTGATagattaaagttttttttgacaaacaaaCTGGAAAGTTACTTACAATTTAAGATTATATGATGTACGCGCGAGGAAAGcattattattatctaaatGAGTATTCTTATAACATGTGTATCGTATGATGCTTAGTAGAAAAACATGTGATTGCTCGTCTTAATATTATGAACATGGCTGATATAAACAATTAACCACGACAACTATAACTGGGgcaactggaaaaaaaaaactaagacaTGATccaaaaacaaattgttaagaAGTTagttacacacttacacattGGTCCTGAAAGACATGATATGCACCACAAGACATGGAAGCGTATAATGAAAGACCCCTACAACGGGATTAAGAGAGTGTTACGAATATGTCATTGGTATGTCACGGAAAAAACAACGTTGACAACTGACACAATGTGTCAACGATAAAACATTTAGCCTTTATAGGTGGACATTTTAAATGAAACAGTTAAGTAAGTCACcgagctatatatatattaatccgAGTTAGCTGATAGTCTGATTTTGCtaaaaatgttaactttttctaaatttaattttattctaATTAGAATTATAGGATAATTAGGATAATTAGGATAATTTGGGTtttaaaactattattatttttaaaacacatgataataatttttttactatCAACCTTTGTCTCTGTTATGTTAAAATATATccatttaattacattatttaactGCAACTTTGTCTATGTATTtgtactaattatatatatatgtactgtGTACAAGTTATTGCTAATGATTACAGTAATTAATCTAAAGTTTAACATGGCGTGTTTACAAGATCGGCCCTTGTTTAGTaacatatatgtaatgtaaACAATGGAACATCGGCCACACACAAGCTAGAGACAAATGGCAAATggattctaatttttttttttcctattaatattttaatttcaatCTTTTAGCGTTGCGCTAAAACTAAAGGGAGTGGAGCGAACCCACCTTTTAGTCGCCTATGTCATAGCCTAAAACACCACCTCCACCTAGCGACTTGgcaaaattatttttgttggcGACTTCTGATATCCCTAAaccatttccttttttttttcttctctttgaCTTCTTTATCAATCTTCTCTCTCTTATTTTATTACCCCCAACCAATTACCTAAATACACTTGTTACAAGTCTCTCGCCCCTTCCGAGTAGCTTCACtcccttcttttttctttttttttttcactttcccCATGATAACGTGGCGTAAaatgtcacaactcacaagttCCCTTTTGCAAATAGCCTCACTTCTTTATTCTAACTGACTCCAAAtctcaaattaaaaaaagaaaacctcATTAAATTTGACGAATAAAAAGCAACACTCCATCTATTCCACAGTGTAATTAATACATAGTCGAAGGTGTGGAAACAACAATGTTAAAATAGTGTAGACACTATCTTGTACTTAAACTAGATAAcactaaacaaaaacaacttgTTGTGCAAATGGCCAAGTGCACATTTACGAACACATGTCATAATTTTTGGACCCTTCTATTTAAGGTGTCTGGTAACCCGACTAACTTTTTAGTAACCCGATTAGACTTTTTACAGCGATCTTGACAGATGACCTGTTTTTATTCTATcatatttaccattatagaTATGGGGGCCcgtattttttttactttttgcagcgaccctcacAGTAAAAAGTAGGAATGGTGAggttacccaaaaaaaaatagtgGGGATATGGGGGCGCTatctaaacaaacaaacaattcaAGCAAAAAAACAAGAATCAACATCAACATAATTCAATAACATATTGGCTAGCGAAATACAGATGAATCTTATATAACTTGGGTCCCACGTTAAGCTCCGCATGCTTTCCTctatctttatctttttctattccaaaatcCCACGTGCTTTTCACGTTCACACATATATACCCCCTAGCTCACATTCACATtcacatttcaattcatttttcaaaatccAAATTGCACTTGCAAATATTATCGAAACATGGCACTGGTCCGTGAACGACGCCAGTCTAAACTCGGTCTCCGGTTACTTGAAATAACCGGAAATCGACCTCGTTTCCCTTTACCCCTCCCTCCCAATACCAATCAAATGGATAACCGACCCGTTATTGGTCAAACGACCACTAGCACATCTTCTATCACGGAATACGAGACAATAAATGTTCTTGGTCATGGTAATGGGGGCACGGTTTACAAAGTTGTacataaaaagacaaaaaacgTTTTCGCACTTAAAGTGGTTCACGCCGAAAATGATCCAATGATGCGAAGACAAATATTTAGAGAAATGGAGATTTTAAGACGAACAGATTCGCCTTACGTCGTTAAATGTCACGAGATATTCGAAAAGTCATTTGGAGATATTGCGATTTTGATGGAATATATGGATGTTGGGACACTAGAATCCGTTATCAAAACCGGTGGCACGTTAACTGAAAAAATGCTAGCTGACGTGGCACGTCAAGTTCTCAAGGGACTTGACTACCTACATGCTCACAAAATAATTCATAGGGATATAAAGCCAGCGAATCTATTGgtaaataaaaatatggatGTGAAAATTGCTGACTTTGGAGTCAGCAAGATCATGTCCCGAACTCTGGACGCGTGTAATTCCTATGTAGGAACGTGCGCGTACATGAGTCCGGAACGGTTCGACCCAGATAGTCATGGGTCGAACTATAATGGATATTCTGGTGATATCTGGAGTTTGGGGTTAACTCTATTGGAGCTATTCGTGGGACACTTTCCGTTCTTGCCAGCCGGGCAAAAGCCCGACTGGGCCACACTTATGTGTGCAATATGTTTCGGTGAACCGCCAAGTTTGCCGGAAGGGGTTTCTGATGAATTTAGAAGTTTTATTGAGTGTTGTTTGCAGAAAGATTCAAGTAAGAGATGGACGGCTTCGCAATTGCTTTCACATCCTTTCTGTAAACAACAAGAAAACTGAGAATTGAAGTTGCCGGTTTCAGAGTTTGACCGGAACTAGTGATgaagtttttgttttatgtaaaTAGATCCACACGATGAAATTCATGTATTTGGAACTTCGTGATATCTGTTGTTAAGTTTTTACACCCTTTTTTAATGTACAGTCTTTCTAATTTCTAATTAAATTCAAGTTCAAAATTTCGACTTGTCTTGATTTTTAGAAAGTTAAAAGAGTTGTTAATAATTtggataaaaatattaattgtcGTTTAATTCTaagatatttaaataataataactgaaTACATTAGCTAATGTGctgatttatattaaatataatcatCCAGAAGGGATCACAGGGATAAgctttatattaatttaatcaatAGTTTAATTAGTACAGGTAAAATCTTTAACtagaaaaaaaacaagttattgTATGTCATGCAATACGTCCTCAGTCACTTGTGACTCAACGACCACTTGAAAATCTGATacatcatatatgattttattaattatatcattattatagATGAGATTTATTGATTTAACTCACTACAATACATGTCATTTTATTAAGACCATAGGGGATGTCGTCGCGATGGTAATGGTGGTAGTGTTAGCGATGGTGTTTTGGTGGGGGCAAGGGGCGGTGGTGGTGGGCTTGGTGGCAACGATTAGTGATGTAAAAAAAGATAGGGTAATTATTTTAGAAGTCGCGAGATAGCTGTTGTAAATTTAAAAGTTGCGGATTATTGTTGTAACTTAATTTTGTTAATGATGGCTAGATCAATTGGCTGGAGTCATCCCTGGTTTTACTTCAAGTTATGGGTTTGACTCTTTAGAGTGACATGTCATAATCTAAAAGTTGCGGATTattgttgtaaattaattttgttaatgaagGCTAGATCAATTGGCTGGAGTCATCCCTGGTTTTAGAGTGACATGTCCTGGAGGTTTTTCCTTTGAATCATCTGTAACGGCATATGGTCTACACCTTGTAGTTTAGAGTACATGTAAACCTTCACCATTATACGCTGAGGTGTCCTTTGATGTTAAATACCGAAtgaccattaaaaaaaattacgagtagtattatagatatatctgacaaaaatatttaaaaagatggAGATGGCCCATTAGCTAAAAAAAGTCATCACAAGAGATTGTCCCAATTCTGCTTAGACCCACCTTGATTAGCACTAGAATACATGCATTTTATCATGGcattgggtaacaccaccaggttaacggtcaaccccaccagggtattagcggcgacgtcgccgctaatagtgggacccCCGACACAGACTGAACAGCGTTGCAGATTAACGTGACCGCCTGACGTGACTGCCACGTCAGGCGGTCACGTTAATCTGCAACGCTGTTCAGTCTGTGTATATCGGGAATTCACATATCTGGAATGGTTCTTTGTATTTGTTTCAATAAGATCAACAGATGTAGCGCATAGGAATTATCGATGCGATACTtttagactatatatatatatggaatgtcTAATTATCTATCGTACACTTGAAAACCAATATTCATGTAATAAGATACAGAATACCATTAAGTCGTGGTTTTCATACTGAATCTTTGTCTATTTCGAAAAAAAATTTGGGTACATAGGAATCATCgttttcattacatatttgtagttgcgggtattgtgtatcttttccttttcaatcttattgtttatatatatatatatatgtattatgaatatagatatagatattatacgtatgtgtaaatatatatatatatatatacatatataggaatcatcgttttcattacatatttgtagttgctggttttgtgtatcttttccttttcaagcttattgtttatatatatatatatgtattatgaatatagatatagatattatacgtatgtgtaaatatatacacatatatatatatatatagtatggacatcattaatagttaatgaggttgatgtttacttgaattgtttcagatggatagtttggaggatatttgggcagacccagaaaacgtacgtattgaagtgccggataatgtgtttgagcaacctgatgcagacggtgaatatgaatgcgaagctggggactttgaaactgatgaggtgttcggttcctttgaagaattaacggagtgggctcaaagaacagcaatggatttgggttatgttctagttatacggcggacgaacaaaaactcaaaagaggtggtcaataaagtgacacttatatgtcaccacggtggagcgcgcgatgcaaggttaattggcCCACCTAAACGGTCAAGTAAGATAGGTTGTCCTTTCACTTTAATAGGCCGATctgggcgtgatggtggttggaggttaactgtcaaggattggagacataatcatgatccaactactAATCTGCACGGGAATGCATACGCCAAacggatgacggatgaagaaaaggaatttgtggggacccaatcggatcgcggtttgtacccaactactattgtaataaatgattaaattcgttcaatgttttatataggttgtttgtatgtatactttttttattgtatatattttttatgtatttaagttGTTGTTCCAACACAAGTTTCAATCAATaatttttcatacttttctgttgtacatacattgattttataatacttttctAAAGTTGattccaattatttttttatcatcaaatgtattaaaacataaaaaatacaaatgattaTATCACGCAAATCAAGATTCTAAAAGGAAATCACATTTCAGTTAAACGatgaataaaaacaataaaaaactcaaaaaactaatcactttcatcatcactatcactatcacaaTCACTACCCAAACACTGTGTGGGGGCCCGTGACGTGCTAGGCCCAGCATGGGATGATGACGTGCTAGGCCCTTCTTGGAATGATGGCTGGCTCCAAGGGCTACCCTGGGCGAACATATCATTGACGTTAAAGGACGGTGACTGCTGGGCTGGGAAGGGTTGCTCTATATCATCTGGGAGGGGGACATTCAGTCCACGTGTTCCCCTAACCACACGCCCAACCACACGAGTATGTCCCGATCGGGTCCCTAAAGCGTCCACATATGTCTGCGTGGGCGGGGTATTGGGCACTTGGGAAAGTCTTTGGTGGGTTTCAAGAAGCTGATCCTGTATCACATGAAAATTAAGTTATTAACGAATAAAATTTATGTATACTTAAtataaataaaccaaaaaaatatcttttttccgGATTTGTGCAAGATCTTACATAAATGGGCCTAACTGCGTCATGCACCATCCCATCTCGTCTCGTGTGGGCCCGCAAATAAAACTCGGGCGGCTCCTCACGTCGCCCGTCATTATCTTCctgtatatacattaatcaaagttatatatttgtatttgtatgtctgtatagatatatgtttacatACATGGATATAAATAATTACGTATAGCTTACAGCGTAACGCCATTCACGCTGAGCGTATGACTGCCGACCGTGAGTactgacaaaattattttgttgctGCCTGTTTGTCGTGTTTCTTTGGGCAACAATCATCCGGGGCTCGCTGGTCCAGTAACCCAGTAGATAACTCCACACCTGTGGAGGCATCCCATACGGAGGTTGACCCTCCAGTTCTGCCAGCCTCTGTGACCCACCCCTGTCAATGAACcaagtcttcttgaattttgctTTTTTATCCCTGTAGATCTTCAGGGCATCCTAACGAATCATCCTGGTCACGGCCTCTCGTAACGGGTGATTTTCTGGGTGACCTAGATATGGTTCTAAGTAGAACCGTCTCTGCAATAGTACCAAGTAATAGTTAGCATACACCATATTATTTAAATGACGTatttaaatagtaaaaaaagaTAGTTTTATACCATAAGCCAGTCAGTAAGTCCATCCTTGATGGTAGCGACATAGGTCCCCAAATAGCTCTTGTACCACTTGGCGTGGTCCCCGATTGCCTGCCACCTACTGAGATCGTTATTTAACATAAGCGAGATTTGGCGTCCCGAATTCTGAAACTCGCGCTCCAGATCGTTGTTAGCAGCAGCAGCTCTCCCTGTGctaatacctgcaaaacaaaataaaataacaaatatatatatatatatatatacatatgtaccatatatttatatgcaacgtacattaatatatacttaccacCCGTACGCCTACAACCCCATTCGGGATTCCACCCCCAATTTGGAGGGTCGTTGCCGCCATCTCCGCCGTGAAGTGCAGCCATTTTAACCTACATCAGCCGTcccaatttataaaataacataaacaaacataacagTCATAAAAAAAGGTGCGacctaaattaacatattttggacacaaaattgttttccaaaattattatacctaaaatgaccactttttttgcaacttttttttcaaacattcgtttataacattaatactaacctaataacaactatattaacaattacaatcatactaaaaagtgttttCTAACTAAGAATCATACTTTgaactataataaacaataattataactacaaatgttttcttaaatatttatgaatttctaaaaaatcatatcattcctaactatcataacataagtaatctttcctaactataaaactataacatttctataactaatactttctaacatatatttactaacacttgttcctaacatatattttatataacattaaactataacatttatataactaatattttataacacatattttctaacacatattttttctaactttttttttcaacatatattttctaacaaaaatatataacaattctataactaataatttctataagaaataaatatttgataacattattatatattaaaaagtaaatGAGTGTTACCTCGTCTAAAAACTGGTTTACCGGAAAAAAGAGTAGAACAAATAACGGATGGCTGGCCAGCAAAAATATTAGTCGCCGGAGTAAACCGGAAAAGTTTCAAATCTGTTTCCCCGTATATGAATGGTGGAAAATAGGTTCCCCGCAAAACTGGTACGCCGGAAAATATAATCGCCGGAAAAATGTCGCCGCTAAAAATACGCCTGAAAATGGACTCCGGAAGGCCGGAAAACGTAGGTGGTGTAAAAAAGAacgttgataatgatgatgaggggATAGATGCTCGGATTTGTGAGTTATACTAATGGAGAAGAATGGATTTTTTGgagaaattaaaagtttttacgGAGGAGTAAAATGGAgaagacgaagaagaagaagaagaagaagagggctACCTTGTTTATATCGACGATCTGgggggacccactatttgcggcgacgtcgccgctaatagtgggctCCACACCCACGTGATTCGGCCAGTTACAGCCGTTGACTGACAGATTGGgggcccactatttgcggcgacgtcgtcgctaatagtgggtggtcgggttactACTTTCTCCCTGGTTGGGTTACGCGCTTCGTTTATCATTGCTTGctctgattttttttatttttttgtaataacttacaCCTATTGGTCAGTTTTTAATTGAAATCCCCGAAAAGCACAAGAAATAATCCGATCAAAAGGAATGAATCAATTTTAGTGTAAACTCATCAAGATATAAGTCTCGTGTAATGCTAACCAATATGGATTCTATAAATCTGTAGAAACTTTAATCCATAAGACCCTATTGATAATTTCTCTCGAAAgtgttttatatattgtatagcTCGTAAACCTAGAATACAAGGTCACTGCTAAAAACTAAAAGGTGTCaagttttttataaacataatgcTAAAAGGCCATACATATATGTGATCTCATTTTACTCACATTATATAGATATTAGTGTTCAAGGACgggtagttttaaaatatattaatcaaagctaaaaaattgaaatttaaatatattaaatagatatcgaaatcaacttgaaaatttgctagcaGAATAGCCTCTCTATCGGTTAAAATACTCATAAAATTCTCCGTAcattcaccattgaccgagcCATGTATGGTAGCGCCCtacaaatagcaaaaaaaaacatggaaaaaactggtaagttctcttagtgtatttttatatgtttaatcaaGTTTTTAAGAAACGCAAACtaattaaccataagaatccAATAAACATTGTTGCATACAGAATCCTACAGGAAAATTACTCTGTATAAAAAAAGGAACCCAACCGAGGACATTTCaaacgtcgatcaaatgattttatcggctaaAGCAAGAAAgataatgtaacaccccaataattttaagataaataaattaaccccttttttgtagttttgacattaaaataatttcctagtcTTTCAATTCTGAAtcgggggttaatttagttggaactttagcggatagtggGTAAAATGCCCACAATTGGAgaaatgggtcgtggcatctcTAGGAAGTGCCAGCCAACTCTTTTCTTATGAGTCATGTTTCCACTCCATTCCTTTCTTCCCCCATCATTTCTTTCATGCAATTTTTATTGTTctcttcaaaaatcaaactaaaatcCTTCAATTCAATAATAAGatcatccataaaaatcatcaccatcatcatcaataatcTTTACCAAGCAAATTAAAGCTAGGGCTTGCGggttttgtggtggtggccgaaattgcTATAGAAAAGAAAGTGTAACAACCGCCAAATAAATATCCTAAATAAGTTCTTTAGTTCGTCCTATCGCCATCggaacggctagacagtccaatctacttaagttcttgacgtactctAGACTCAAAAaatgtgcttatttgaaggtcaattagatcttaaaccttgatttatgtgacggattatgaattaaaTTCGATAAAGtatgaaggttcggttcataa includes the following:
- the LOC122603398 gene encoding mitogen-activated protein kinase kinase 9, whose amino-acid sequence is MALVRERRQSKLGLRLLEITGNRPRFPLPLPPNTNQMDNRPVIGQTTTSTSSITEYETINVLGHGNGGTVYKVVHKKTKNVFALKVVHAENDPMMRRQIFREMEILRRTDSPYVVKCHEIFEKSFGDIAILMEYMDVGTLESVIKTGGTLTEKMLADVARQVLKGLDYLHAHKIIHRDIKPANLLVNKNMDVKIADFGVSKIMSRTLDACNSYVGTCAYMSPERFDPDSHGSNYNGYSGDIWSLGLTLLELFVGHFPFLPAGQKPDWATLMCAICFGEPPSLPEGVSDEFRSFIECCLQKDSSKRWTASQLLSHPFCKQQEN